From the Mycobacterium sp. DL592 genome, the window GCGCACCCGCAGCGGCAAGCGCAGCAGATCGCCGTTGACTTTGCGTGGCAGCGGGACAGGAGTGATCAGTTCGAGGTGGTAGCCGCGCTCGGGGACCAGCCGGGTCTCCAGGCCGCGGGCGGTCCCCAGGGCGGTGATGCGAACGTTTGGGTCGAGCGCCTTGAGCGCGTCGGCGACTGCCATGGCCGGTTCCACGTGACCTGCGGTGCCGCCGCCGGCCAGGACGACCGAGACCGATGCGCCGCGCTCACTACTCACCCGTAACGCTGACCTTCCAATGTGCGGGACCGCCGTGGCTGGCCGGCTCCCTGGCTGCCGTATCGCTGTGCCCCGCGTTGCGAAGCATCACCATGATGCCCTGAGCGCCGGGTGGGCCGTTGCGCCGTCCTCGTTTTGGCGGGTGCGTCGGCGCGACCGCGGGTGGGCGTCTTCACCGGTTTGGCGGCTCTGCCCGATTTGGCGGGTTTGGCGGGTTTGACGGGTTTGACGGCGGCCGGCTTGGTGCGCAGCCGGTCGCGCAGCGCCTCCACCCGGGTCGGCACATACGGCTCGGGCAGCGGCAGCCGCAGCAGCCGGTTCATCCGGTCGTCGCGGCCGGCGCGCAGTGCAGCCACCGCCTCAGGCTCGTGGCGGGCCGCGTTGGCCATCAGTCCGATCATGAACAGCGTTGTTGCCGTTGATGTTCCACCCGCAGAGATCAGCGGCAGCTGAATGCCGGTGACCGGAAGCAGGCCGATCACGTAGCCGACGTTGATGAACACCTGGCCGATCACCCACATGGTGGCGGTGGCGGTCAGCAGCCGCAGGAACGGATCGGCTGACCGCCGGGCGATGCGCATCCCGGTGTAGGCGAACAGACCGAACAGCGCCAGCATGCCGAAGGCTCCGACGAACCCGAGTTCCTCACCGATGATGGCGAAGATGAAGTCGTTGTGGGCGTTGGGCAGGTAGTTCCATTTCGCGGTGCCCTGGCCTAGTCCGTCGCCGAACACACCGCCGTTGGCCAGCGCGAATTTGGCCTGCCGGGCCTGATATCCCGAGCCCTGGGCGTCGGCGGCGGGATCCAGCCAGGACCGCACCCGATCAGAGCGGTAGCCCGCGGACACCGCTAGCACCGCCGCGGCCCCGACCGCAGCCAGCACCGAGGTGACGAAGACCTTCAGCGGCAGGCCGGCGAACCACAGCATGGCGAGCAGGATGATGCCCAGTGACACCGTCTGGCCGAGGTCGGGCTGGGCGACGATCAGCGCCAGGGCGATCACCGCCGCGGGGATCAGTGGCACCAGCATCTCGCGCAGCGAGGCGCGCTCCATCCGCCGGGTCGCCAGCAGATGGGAGCCCCAGATGGCGAACGCGATCTTGGTGAGTTCGGACGGCTGCATCGACAGGCCGGCAACGACGAACCAGCCCCGGGAGCCGTTGGACTCGTGGCCGATCCCGGGGATCAGCACCAGTGTGATCAGCACGATCGTCACCGCGAATGCGAAGAACGACATCCGGCGCATGAAACTCACCGGCAGCCGCAGCGCGATCCAGCAGGCGAACAGCCCCAACACCGTCCACATGACCTGGCGGAAGAAGATCGACCAGGGTGAGCCATCCTCGTCGTAGGAGTGCACACCGGAGGCCGACAGCACCATGGTCAGGCCCAGGATGATCAGCAGGGCGGCCACCGAGACGATCAGGTGGAACGAGGTCATGGGCCGGCCCAGCCACGCGCCGAACGTCTTGTGCGGCAGGAAGCGGAGTTTGGCCGGCGCCTCGGCGGTGGCGACCGCGACGGCGCCGGTGGTGGTCTCGCCGGCGGCGGAGGCAGCGGTGTCGTTCTCGGCGGGCACATCAGTGCCGTCGGCGGTGCCCTTGGCACCCCGACGCCGCAACCGGGTCAGGATGTTGTCAGCCATGGCCGCTACCGCGCCGCAGCACGAACGGCGGCGGCGAACGCGTCCCCGCGGTCGCCGTAGCCGGCGAACTGGTCGAACGACGCACCAGCAGGGGCCAGCAGCACGGTGTCACCCGGCCGGGCCAGGCTGGCGGCAGCCGCGACGACCTCGGTCATCACCCGTGCACCAAGGCCAGTTCCGGAAGCGTCGACCAACCGAGTCCCACGAGCAACATCTGACTCATTAGTCCCTTGCACCACAGCATCCTCCCGCGTCACAACCTCGATGACGGGGACATCGGGTGCGTGTCGCGATAACGCGTTGGCAACCACCGCACGGTCGCGACCGATCAGCACGGCACCGACCAGCCGGTCTGCCACCCGGGTGATCATCTCGTCGACCGAGGCGCCCTTGAGCAGGCCGCCGGCCACCCAGACCACCCGCGGATAGGCCAGCACCGACGCCTGGGCCGCGTGCGGGTTGGTGGCCTTGGAGTCGTCGACGTAACTCACCCCGTCGACGACGCCGACGGCCTCGGCACGGTGGCGGCCCACCCGGAAGCCGGCCAGCGCGTCGGCGATCGCCGAGGCCGGCACGTCCACCGCACGCGCCAGCGCCGCGGCGCCGAGTGCGTCAAGCACCCCGACCGGCCCGGCCACCGGGATCGACGCCGCAGGCGCCAGCGCGAGGTCCTCGGCGAACGCACGGTCCACGAGCAGACCGTCGCGCACCCCGAGTTCACCGGCCGCCGGCTCGCCGAGCCGGAAACCGGCCTTCACCGGCGCGGCGGCGGCGGGCAGCAGGGCGGTCGCCGGCCCGTCGTCGAGCCCGACGACGGCCACCCGGCCCTGCAGCGCCCTGGCCTTGGCCGCGGCGTAGGCGGCGAAACTGCCGTGCCAGTCGAGATGGTCCTCGGCGATGTTGAGCACCGCCCCGGCCTCCGGGCGCAGCGAGGGCGCCCAGAACAGCTGAAAGCTGGACAATTCGACCGCGAGCAGGTCGGCGGGCTGGGACAGGACGTCGAGGACCGGATCGCCGATGTTTCCGCACAGCATCGCGCGACGGCCGTCGGCGAGCAGCATCGCGTGCAGCATCGAAGTGGTGGTGGTCTTGCCGTTGGTTCCGGTGACCACCAGCCAGCGCCGGGGTGGCCCGTAATGCCCCGTTGCGTCCAGGCGCCACGCCAGTTCGACATCGCCCCAGATCGGCACACCCGCGCCGGCCGCAGCGGCCAGCACCGGGGCCTGCGGCGGGAAGCCGGGGCTGGTGACCACCAGGTCGACCGCGCCGATGTCGGCTACCGCCCGCGTCGGCTCGATGGTCTCGATCCCGTTGGCGGCCAAGACTTTCCGAGCATCGTCGTTGTCATCGCAGACCACGATGTGGACGTCCCACGAGGCCAGTGCGGCAACCACCGCACGTCCGGTGATCCCGGCTCCAGTGACCAGTACCCGAGCTCCGCGGGCCAGCGGCTCCAGGCCAGTCACGTCAGGCTCCGATGGCCGAGAGCCACTCGCCGTAGAACAGGGCCACGCCCAGGCCGCACGCGATCGCGGTCAGCAGCCAGAACCGGATGATCACCGTCGTCTCCGCCCAGCCCACCAGCTCGAAGTGGTGGTGGAACGGCGCCATCCGGAACACCCGCCGCCCGGTGGTGCGGAACGCCAGGATCTGCACGACGACAGAGGTCACCTCGGCGACGAACAGGGCGCCGAGCACCACCGCGAGGACCTCGGTGCGGCTGGTCACCGACAGCCCGGCGATGATGCCGCCCAGGGCCAGCGAGCCGGTGTCCCCCATGAAGATCTTGGCCGGGGCCGCGTTCCACCACAGGAACCCGATACACGCACCCGCGGTGGCGGCGGCGATGAGCGCCAGGTCGAGCGGGTCGCGCACGTTGTAGCAGCCCAGGCCGGGGGCGGTCGCGCAGGCGTTGCGGTACTGCCAGAACGTGATCAGCACGTAGGCCGCGCTGACCATCGCCATGCTGCCGCCGGCCAGCCCGTCGAGGCCGTCGGTGAAGTTCACCGCATTCGACCAGGCGCTGACCACGACCACGACGAACAACACGAACAGCAGCGGGGTCAACGTGACAGTGGCGATCTCGCGCACATAGGACAGCTCCGCGCTGCCCGGCGTCAGCCCGTCGGCGTTGCGGAACTGCAGCACCAGGATGCCGAACAGCACGGCCGCGGTGATCTGGCCGACGGTCTTGGCGGTCTTGTTCAGGCCGAGGTTGCGGGAGCGGCGGATCTTGATCAAGTCGTCGACGAAACCCACCGCACCCAGCGCGGTGGCCAGCCCCAGCACCAGCAGCCCGGACGCTGACGGGCCGCTGCCGTCCATTGCCAGCCCGACCAGATGGGTGCCGAAATAGCCGGCCCAGATTCCGGCGATGATCGCCACCCCGCCCATCGACGGCGTTCCGCGCTTGGTCTTGTGGCTCGGCGGGCCGTCCTCGCGGATCTCGTGGCCGAACCCCTGCCTGGTGAACAACCGCACCAGCACCGGGGTGAGCAGTATCGACACCGCCAGCGCGATGCCGACAGCGATGAGGATCAGTCTCATGGAGTGGCCACCAACGCTTCGGCCAGCGCGCTCAGGCCCGCGGCGTTGGACGCCTTGACCAGCACCACGTCTCCGGGCTGCAGCTCGGCGCGCAGCAACTCCAGGGCGGCGTCAGCGTCGGGGACCATGGTGGACTCCGAACCCCAGGAACCTTCCATGACCGCCCCGTGATGCATGGCGCTCATAGGCCTCCCGGTTCCGACGACGACGAGTCGACTGATATCTAAGCGCACCGCCAGCCGTCCGATACGGTCGTGTTCAGTAATCGAGTCCTCACCGAGCTCGCCCATCTCGCCCAGAACGGCCCAGCTGCGCCTGCCCTGCGGGCGGGCCATCACGGCCAGCGCCTGCAGTCCGGCACGCATCGAGTCGGGGTTGGCGTTGTAGGCGTCGTTGACCACGGTCACCCCGTCGGCGCGGGTGTGCACCTCCATCCGGTGCCGCGACGCCGGGCCTGCGTCGGCCAGCGCGGCGGCCACCTGCGGCAGGCTCGCGCCACACTCCAGGGCGATCGCGGCGGCCGAGAGCGCATTGCTCACCTGATGCTCGCCGTGCACCGCCAGCGCGACGCCGACGGATCCCTCGGCGGTGGTCAGGGTGAAGCGGGGCCGGGCCAGTTCGTCGAGCTCGATATTCTCGGCGCGGATGTCCAACCGCCTATTGCCTCGCTCCTCCTCGGCCTCGTTCCTCGGCCGCATCGTCGGCTCGGCACCTTCACCGCGTCCGACCCGCACCACGCGGGCGACGGTCTTGGCGTCCATCGCCGCCACGTACGGGTCATCGGCATTGAGCACCGCGACGCCACTGGCTGGAAGGGCTTGTACCAGTTCAGATTTCGTCTCCGCGATGATCTCCCGCGAGCCGAACTCGCCCAGGTGGGCGGTACCGACGTTCAGCACGGCCGCGATCGACGGGCGCGCGATGGCGGCCAGCGCGGCGATGTTGCCCGGATGGCGCGCCGACATCTCCAGGACCAGGAAGTCGGTGTCGGAGGTGGCGCGCAGCACCGTCCACGGGTGGCCGAGTTCGTTGTTGAACGAGCCCGGCGGTGCCACCACCTCGCCGAGTGGGCGCAGAACAGCGGCGATCAGGTCTTTCGTCGAGGTCTTACCCGAGGAGCCGGTGATCCCGATGATCGTCAGGCCGCCGTCGACCAGCTCCGCGGCGACCGCGTTGGCGAGTTTGGCCAGCGCGGCCAGCACCGCCGCCCCCGA encodes:
- the murF gene encoding UDP-N-acetylmuramoyl-tripeptide--D-alanyl-D-alanine ligase; translation: MIPLTVARIAEIVGGELADISPAQAAQLRVTGTVEFDSRKLSPGGLFLALPGARSDGHDFAAAAVAAGAVAVLAARPVGVPAIVVPPAVAADAGAGVLEHDTDGSGAAVLAALAKLANAVAAELVDGGLTIIGITGSSGKTSTKDLIAAVLRPLGEVVAPPGSFNNELGHPWTVLRATSDTDFLVLEMSARHPGNIAALAAIARPSIAAVLNVGTAHLGEFGSREIIAETKSELVQALPASGVAVLNADDPYVAAMDAKTVARVVRVGRGEGAEPTMRPRNEAEEERGNRRLDIRAENIELDELARPRFTLTTAEGSVGVALAVHGEHQVSNALSAAAIALECGASLPQVAAALADAGPASRHRMEVHTRADGVTVVNDAYNANPDSMRAGLQALAVMARPQGRRSWAVLGEMGELGEDSITEHDRIGRLAVRLDISRLVVVGTGRPMSAMHHGAVMEGSWGSESTMVPDADAALELLRAELQPGDVVLVKASNAAGLSALAEALVATP
- the mraY gene encoding phospho-N-acetylmuramoyl-pentapeptide-transferase, translating into MRLILIAVGIALAVSILLTPVLVRLFTRQGFGHEIREDGPPSHKTKRGTPSMGGVAIIAGIWAGYFGTHLVGLAMDGSGPSASGLLVLGLATALGAVGFVDDLIKIRRSRNLGLNKTAKTVGQITAAVLFGILVLQFRNADGLTPGSAELSYVREIATVTLTPLLFVLFVVVVVSAWSNAVNFTDGLDGLAGGSMAMVSAAYVLITFWQYRNACATAPGLGCYNVRDPLDLALIAAATAGACIGFLWWNAAPAKIFMGDTGSLALGGIIAGLSVTSRTEVLAVVLGALFVAEVTSVVVQILAFRTTGRRVFRMAPFHHHFELVGWAETTVIIRFWLLTAIACGLGVALFYGEWLSAIGA
- the murD gene encoding UDP-N-acetylmuramoyl-L-alanine--D-glutamate ligase, which gives rise to MTGLEPLARGARVLVTGAGITGRAVVAALASWDVHIVVCDDNDDARKVLAANGIETIEPTRAVADIGAVDLVVTSPGFPPQAPVLAAAAGAGVPIWGDVELAWRLDATGHYGPPRRWLVVTGTNGKTTTTSMLHAMLLADGRRAMLCGNIGDPVLDVLSQPADLLAVELSSFQLFWAPSLRPEAGAVLNIAEDHLDWHGSFAAYAAAKARALQGRVAVVGLDDGPATALLPAAAAPVKAGFRLGEPAAGELGVRDGLLVDRAFAEDLALAPAASIPVAGPVGVLDALGAAALARAVDVPASAIADALAGFRVGRHRAEAVGVVDGVSYVDDSKATNPHAAQASVLAYPRVVWVAGGLLKGASVDEMITRVADRLVGAVLIGRDRAVVANALSRHAPDVPVIEVVTREDAVVQGTNESDVARGTRLVDASGTGLGARVMTEVVAAAASLARPGDTVLLAPAGASFDQFAGYGDRGDAFAAAVRAAAR
- the ftsW gene encoding putative lipid II flippase FtsW; the encoded protein is MADNILTRLRRRGAKGTADGTDVPAENDTAASAAGETTTGAVAVATAEAPAKLRFLPHKTFGAWLGRPMTSFHLIVSVAALLIILGLTMVLSASGVHSYDEDGSPWSIFFRQVMWTVLGLFACWIALRLPVSFMRRMSFFAFAVTIVLITLVLIPGIGHESNGSRGWFVVAGLSMQPSELTKIAFAIWGSHLLATRRMERASLREMLVPLIPAAVIALALIVAQPDLGQTVSLGIILLAMLWFAGLPLKVFVTSVLAAVGAAAVLAVSAGYRSDRVRSWLDPAADAQGSGYQARQAKFALANGGVFGDGLGQGTAKWNYLPNAHNDFIFAIIGEELGFVGAFGMLALFGLFAYTGMRIARRSADPFLRLLTATATMWVIGQVFINVGYVIGLLPVTGIQLPLISAGGTSTATTLFMIGLMANAARHEPEAVAALRAGRDDRMNRLLRLPLPEPYVPTRVEALRDRLRTKPAAVKPVKPAKPAKSGRAAKPVKTPTRGRADAPAKTRTAQRPTRRSGHHGDASQRGAQRYGSQGAGQPRRSRTLEGQRYG